Proteins encoded in a region of the Thunnus maccoyii chromosome 4, fThuMac1.1, whole genome shotgun sequence genome:
- the LOC121895329 gene encoding neurexophilin-4-like has protein sequence MSVQETAKPFDFQIPQWREEERGRGDAVGAPLKIKHISKYLQIISTKQKTPAYGSLGPYGWPQNFSQALDQYLYRAPPKSKPPAKTSPKAKKILGWGDFYFNVKTVKFSLLVTGKIVDHINGTFSVYFRHNSSRLGNISVSIVPPSKAVGWEVLDPGAQSAHSKNSVLIPDLTSHFQSPPQSTSSTPPDQQKQQQDMVMVTELNCRIEYQRTNRSKKTKPCMYDPGQTCYSENTQSQAAWICAKPFKVICIFIAFTGTDYRLVQKVCPDHNFQTEQNQQHFG, from the coding sequence GTCCAAGAAACAGCCAAACCCTTTGACTTTCAGATCCCACAATGGCgggaagaggaaagaggaagaggagatgctGTAGGAGCTCCATTGAAGATTAAACATATCTCCAAGTATTTACAGATCATCTCCACCAAACAGAAAACACCTGCTTATGGCTCGCTCGGCCCTTACGGTTGGCCTCAGAACTTCTCCCAAGCCCTGGATCAGTATCTGTACCGTGCTCCTCCCAAATCCAAACCTCCCGCAAAAACCTCCCCAAAGGCCAAGAAGATCCTGGGCTGGGGCGATTTTTATTTCAATGTGAAAACAGTGAAGTTCAGCCTCCTGGTGACGGGCAAAATCGTTGACCACATCAACGGGACGTTCAGCGTCTACTTCCGTCACAACTCGTCCCGTCTGGGGAACATATCCGTCAGCATCGTCCCCCCTTCCAAAGCTGTCGGATGGGAGGTTCTGGATCCCGGGGCTCAGAGCGCTCACAGCAAAAACTCAGTCCTGATTCCAGATCTGACGTCCCATTTCCAGAGCCCCCCTCAGTCCACCAGCTCCACTCCTCCAGaccagcagaagcagcagcaggacatgGTGATGGTGACTGAACTCAACTGCCGGATCGAGTACCAGAGAACCAACCGGTCCAAGAAGACCAAGCCCTGCATGTATGACCCGGGTCAGACCTGCTACTCAGAAAACACCCAATCCCAGGCAGCCTGGATCTGTGCCAAACCCTTTAAGGTTATATGCATCTTCATCGCCTTCACTGGCACCGACTACAGGCTGGTGCAGAAAGTTTGTCCGGACCACAACTTTCAGACAGAGCAGAACCAGCAGCACTTTGGATGA